From Aedes albopictus strain Foshan chromosome 1, AalbF5, whole genome shotgun sequence, one genomic window encodes:
- the LOC109403881 gene encoding uncharacterized protein LOC109403881: MQEKVGDEISCHEQLKQPPYEDDDYGDDMHIEVLDQSEVPTVRRYQHLQRLQREVGPQVQVPGFNFPIADEDAVELLEATVNLNEHVRNDYVSYLRAKKPYNVGIPNVFHTLFSDEAMYSYNYSGICNRGSKRKAMQRYSIFMDCMLDAWRDHGVDEASLKESIYQVIRNINGRKRNRKYFAKRREEDRRRKLTAGKD; the protein is encoded by the exons ATGCAGGAAAAGGTCGGCGACGAGATTTCGTGCCACGAGCAGCTAAAACAGCCACCGTACGAGGATGATGATTACGGTGACGATATGCACATCGAAGTACTAGATCAGAGCGAGGTGCCAACCGTACGACGGTATCAGCATCTGCAGCGCTTGCAACGGGAAGTGGGTCCGCAGGTGCAGGTGCCGGGATTCAACTTTCCCATCGCCGACGAGGACGCCGTAGAGCTGCTGGAGGCCACCGTGAATCTGAACGAGCATGTTCGGAATGATTAT GTCAGCTATTTGAGGGCGAAGAAACCGTACAACGTAGGAATTCCAAATGTTTTCCATACGCTGTTCTCCGACGAGGCCATGTACAGCTACAACTACTCCGGCATCTGCAATAGAGGATCGAAAAGGAAAGCCATGCAACGCTATAGCATTTTCATGGATTGTATGCTTG ACGCCTGGAGGGACCACGGCGTGGACGAAGCCTCCCTCAAGGAAAGCATCTACCAGGTGATTCGCAACATCAATGGGCGCAAGCGGAACCGTAAGTATTTTGCCAAACGACGCGAGGAGGACCGCAGGAGGAAGCTGACGGCTGGGAAGGATTAG
- the LOC134284099 gene encoding skin secretory protein xP2-like, whose product MFLRELHRKRLKKLLRNFLGKLLKSFFKAPSEASEKAPSEASEKAPSEASVEAPSEASVEAPSEASVEAPKEASVEAPTEASVRAPKEASVEAPTEASVEAPKEASVGAPKEASVEAPKEASVEAPSEASVEAPLDASVEAPSDASVEAPSEASVEAPKEASVEAPTEASVEAPKEDSVEASVLDLFREKNKENVFMRDQKRKLPVLNNNNLRIVS is encoded by the exons ATGTTCCTTCGAGAGCTCCATCGGAAGCGTCTGAAGAAGCTCCTGCGAAATTTTCTTGGAAAGCTTCTGAAAAGCTTCTTC AAAGCTCCTTCGGAAGCTTCGGAGAAAGCTCCTTCGGAAGCTTCGGAGAAAGCTCCTTCGGAAGCTTCGGTGGAAGCTCCTTCGGAAGCTTCGGTGGAAGCTCCTTCGGAAGCTTCGGTGGAAGCTCCTAAGGAAGCCTCGGTGGAAGCTCCTACGGAAGCTTCGGTGAGAGCTCCTAAGGAAGCTTCGGTGGAAGCTCCTACGGAAGCTTCGGTGGAAGCTCCTAAGGAAGCCTCGGTGGGAGCTCCTAAGGAAGCCTCGGTGGAAGCTCCTAAGGAAGCCTCGGTGGAAGCTCCTTCGGAAGCTTCGGTGGAAGCTCCTTTGGACGCTTCGGTAGAAGCTCCTTCGGACGCTTCGGTGGAAGCTCCTTCGGAAGCTTCGGTGGAAGCTCCTAAGGAAGCCTCGGTGGAAGCTCCTACGGAAGCTTCGGTGGAAGCTCCCAAGGAAGACTCGGTGGAAGCTTCG GTGCTCGATCTGTTCCGTGAGAAAAACAAGGAAAATGTATTCATGAGGGACCAGAAGAGGAAACTTCCTGTACTCAATAATAACAACTTACGTATTGTTTCCTAA
- the LOC115254117 gene encoding uncharacterized protein LOC115254117, translated as TFVSAVIRVVSDERLLSKPDEQPPRKTGSVNIAGFSFPIEDEQTVEKLEATVRSNWLVRQAYVNLLRSHMTRSSEAYRIYDIVSSKIFTYRALQNYYLTLDRQPYFKQDNRKAMINYDIFQGCMLEAWSDKGVDSAALKNALRAVVMVISRKLRKSVSCQKRC; from the exons ACTTTCGTTTCAGCTGTCATTCGGGTCGTTAGTGATGAGAGGCTTCTTTCGAAACCCGATGAGCAGCCTCCGCGGAAAACGGGCTCGGTCAACATTGCCGGTTTCAGCTTTCCAATCGAGGACGAACAGACGGTGGAAAAGCTGGAGGCAACGGTGCGGAGCAATTGGCTGGTCCGTCAGGCCTACGTCAACCTGTTGCGTTCGCATATGACGCGTAGTTCGGAGGCCTACCGGATCTACGACATCGTATCCAGTAAGATTTTCACCTACCGGGCTCTGCAGAACTACTACCTGACCTTGGATCGGCAGCCGTACTTCAAGCAGGACAACCGGAAGGCCATGATCAACTACGATATCTTCCAGGGATGTATGCTGG AGGCCTGGTCGGACAAGGGAGTGGATAGTGCCGCACTGAAAAATGCTCTGCGAGCTGTTGTGATGGTCATTAGTCGGAAACTGAGAAAATCTGTTAGTTGTCAGAAGCGGTGCTAG
- the LOC109403974 gene encoding uncharacterized protein LOC109403974, whose amino-acid sequence MEPTIKIEEDSVEFDEYAFYSAHNVVKTDGDAGGGDDSSEDDKQGLLLPVKPKRSAARLQIEDLFQISSVCSQNRNLLKQPFPIQTVNELNELDTLLLGNPTFMEKCAQMLHNAIQNEALENVTGHMRLLLEFAIDYSVLLKYSWFGFLPRSPIARGMGEQQPFRNLIGVIHLLHRARRLRFGKCSLEEIHEGIEKFLKRKLRCHALFVKKQNYVIQGMG is encoded by the exons ATGGAGCCAACCATCAAGATCGAAGAGGACAGCGTCGAATTCGACGAGTATGCCTTCTACTCGGCACACAACGTCGTCAAGACCGATGGTGACGCTGGCGGTGGTGACGACAGTAGCGAGGATGACAAGCAGGGCCTGCTGCTTCCGGTCAAACCGAAACGATCGGCCGCACGGTTACAGATCGAAGATCTGTTCCAAATCTCCAGCGTGTGCAGTCAGAACCGGAACCTGCTGAAGCAACCGTTTCCCATCCAGACGGTTAACGAGTTGAACGAGCTCGATACGTTGCTGTTGGGCAATCCGACGTTTATGGAAAAATGC GCACAAATGCTGCACAACGCCATCCAAAACGAAGCACTGGAAAACGTCACCGGCCACATGCGACTGCTGCTCGAATTTGCCATCGATTACTCGGTCCTGCTGAAGTACAGCTGGTTTGGATTTCTACCGCGGTCGCCGATTGCCCGCGGAATGGGCGAACAGCAACCGTTTCGCAATCTGATCGGCGTTATCCACCTGTTGCATCGAGCCCGACGGCTACGCTTCGGCAAGTGCAGCCTGGAGGAAATCCACGAGGGTATCGAGAAGTTCCTGAAGCGAAAGCTGCGCTGCCATGCGCTGTTCGTCAAAAAGCAAAACTACGTCATCCAAGGGATGGGGTAG